A stretch of Gallus gallus isolate bGalGal1 chromosome 2, bGalGal1.mat.broiler.GRCg7b, whole genome shotgun sequence DNA encodes these proteins:
- the PAXIP1 gene encoding PAX-interacting protein 1: MSAEEEELKVPEEMFKDVKFFTVGDIDPKVIQLLKAGKAKEVSYNALASHIISEDGDHPEVGESREVFDLPVVKPSWVILSVRCGALLPVNGFSPESCQTFFGVTACLSQVSSEDRNTLWALITFYGGNCQLNLNKKCTHLIVPEPKGEKYECACKHDSIKIVTPEWVVDSVADKAKKEETPYHPRLIIYEEEEEEEEEEEEEAENEEQDSQNEASTDEKLSSPATSREGSPLGDQAFSPKSSTADKAKGELMFDDSSDSSPEKQERNLNWTPAEVPQASTAKRRLPQGKDSGLINLCANVPPVPGNILPPDMRGNLMASVQGAQSSDRQEMMAAWSPAVRTLRNITNSADIQQINRPSNVAHILQSLSAPTKSLEQQVNHSQQGHPNAVLFSQVKLTPETHLLQQTHQAQQQQHHPLLHLQPQQLMQLQQQQQQQPQISQQSFQQQQTHQFSQQQQVHQQHQFAQQQLQFPQQQLHAQQQLHRPQQQLQFQQQHALQQQLHQLQQQQLQQQQLQQLQQQNLQQQQLQHQQQQIQQQQLQQQHLQRLHQQHQQQQMQNQATQHLTQTSQALQHQAVTQQQQHHQQQQAQLQQQPLFGHDPSVEIPEDYFLLGCVFAIADYPEQMSDKQLLATWKRIIQAHGGTVDPTLTSRCTHLLCESQVSNMYAQALRERKRCITAHWLNSILKKKKMVPPHRALHFPVAFPPGGKPCSQHIISVTGFVDSDRDDLKLMAYLAGAKYTGYLCRSNTVLICKEPSGLKYEKAKEWRIPCVNAQWLCDILLGNFEALRQIQHSRYTVFSLQDPLSPSQHLVLNLLDAWRVPLKVSPELLMGVRLPLKPKQNEPSLQPSSKRARIEDLPPPTKKLTPELTPMVLFTGFEPMQVQQYIKKLYILGGEVAESAQKCTHLIASKVTRTVKFLTAISVVKHIVTPEWLEECFKCQKFVDEQNFVLRDAEAEVLFCFSLEESLKRAQVAPLFKGKYFYITPGICPSLSTMKAIVECAGGKVLSKQPSFRKLMEHKQNKSLPEIILISCENDLHLCREYFARGIDVHNAEFVLTGVLTQTLDYESYKFT, encoded by the exons TCTGAAAGCTGGGAAAGCAAAGGAAGTCTCTTACAATGCCCTGGCCTCGCATATTATTTCAGAAGATGGAGACCATCCAGAGGTTGGAGAATCTCGTGAAGTTTTTGATCTCCCTGTGGTAAAG ccttcCTGGGTGATCCTGTCTGTCCGCTGTGGAGCTCTCCTTCC CGTGAATGGCTTCTCTCCAGAATCGTGTCAGACCTTTTTTGGAGTTACTGCCTGTCTCTCTCAG GTTTCATCTGAAGACCGAAATACGCTGTGGGCTTTGATTACTTTTTATGGTGGGAATTGCCAGCTGAACCTGAATAAGAAGTGTACTCACTTGATTGTGCCTGAGCCAAAGGGG gaGAAATATGAATGTGCTTGTAAGCATGACAGCATTAAAATTGTGACACCAGAGTGGGTAGTGGATTCTGTAGCTGACAAGGCTAAAAAAGAAGAGACTCCGTATCATCCTCGTTTAATTATATAcgaggaagaagaagaggaggaggaggaagaagaggaagaagcagaaaatgaagaacaagaTTCTCAAAATGAAGCTAGTACTGATGAAAAGTTATCAAGCCCAGCAACTTCTCGAGAAGGATCACCTTTGGGTGATCAAGCTTTTTCACCAAAATCTTCTACTGCTGATAAGGCAAAAGGGGAACTGATGTTTGACGATTCTTCAGATTCTTCTCCAGAAAAGCAAGAGAGGAATTTGAACTGGACACCAGCTGAAGTTCCACAGGCATCTACAGCAAAGCGTAGGTTGCCTCAAGGGAAAGACTCTGGGTTAATTAATTTGTGTGCCAATGTCCCACCAGTGCCAGGTAATATCTTGCCTCCAGATATGAGAGGCAATTTAATGGCTTCGGTACAAGGTGCCCAAAGTTCTGACCGACAGGAAATGATGGCTGCGTGGAGTCCAGCAGTGCGGACGTTGAGGAATATTACTAATAGTGCTGATATTCAGCAGATTAATAGACCATCAAATGTAGCACAT ATATTGCAATCACTTTCAGCACCTACAAAAAGTTTAGAACAACAAGTAAATCATAGCCAACAGGGACATCCAAACGCGGTGCTGTTTAGTCAAGTGAAACTAACACCAGAGACACATTTATTGCAGCAGAcgcatcaagcacagcagcaacagcaccaTCCTCTTTTACATCTTCAACCTCAGCAACTTATGcagttgcagcagcagcagcagcagcaaccccAGATTTCCCAGCAGTCTTTCCAGCAGCAACAGACTCATCAATTTTCGCAACAGCAACAAGTTCATCAGCAGCACCAGTTTGCACAACAGCAGCTTCAGTTTCCACAGCAGCAGTTACATGCTCAACAACAGCTACACCgtcctcagcagcagcttcaaTTCCAACAGCAGCATGCTTTGCAACAGCAACTTCATcagttgcagcagcagcagctacagcagcAACAGTTGCAGCAGCTTCAGCAACAGAACCTTCAGCAACAGCAGCTACAGCATCAGCAGCAAcaaattcagcagcagcaattaCAACAGCAGCACTTACAGAGATTACACCAACAGCATCAGCAACAGCAAATGCAGAATCAGGCAACACAGCACTTAACTCAGACTTCTCAAGCACTACAGCATCAAGCTgtaacccagcagcagcagcaccatcaGCAGCAACAGGCACAACTGCAACAGCAGCCGCTTTTTGGACATGATCCATCAGTAGAGA TTCCAGAAGATTATTTCCTATTGGGTTGTGTCTTTGCAATTGCTGATTACCCAGAACAGATGTCTGATAAACAGCTGTTAGCAACCTGGAAAAGG ATCATTCAAGCGCACGGTGGGACTGTGGACCCTACGCTTACAAGCAGATGTACACATCTTCTGTGTGAAAGCCAAGTCAGTAACATGTATGCTCAG GCtttaagagaaaggaagagatgtATTACAGCACACTGGCTGAACTCAATcttgaagaagaagaaaatggtaCCACCTCATCGAGCCCTTCATTTTCCAGTGGCATTTCCACCAGGGGGAAAGCCATGCTCTCAGcat ATAATCTCTGTGACAGGATTTGTTGATAGTGACAGAGATGACCTCAAACTAATGGCATACCTAGCAGGTGCCAAATACACAGGCTATCTATGTCGCAGCAACACAGTTCTCATCTGTAAAGA ACCCAGTGGCTTGAAGTATGAGAAAGCCAAAGAATGGAGAATACCATGTGTAAATGCACAGTGGCTATGTGACATACTGCTGGGAAATTTTGAAGCTTTACGGCAGATACAGCACAGTCGATATACAGTGTTCAGTCTTCAAGATCCACTTTCTCCTAGTCAACATCTAGTTCTAAACCTGCTGG ATGCTTGGAGAGTCCCATTAAAGGTATCGCCAGAACTTCTAATG GGTGTGAGGTTGCCTTTGaaaccaaagcaaaatgaaCCCAGTCTTCAGCCATCTTCCAAAAGAGCCAG GATTGAAGACCTACCACCACCTACTAAAAAGCTTACACCAGAGTTGACGCCAATGGTGCTCTTCACAGGATTTGAACCTATGCAAGTTCAGCAGTACATTAAG AAACTGTATATTCTTGGGGGTGAAGTAGCAGAATCTGCCCAGAAATGCACCCACCTAATTGCCAGTAAAGTGACCCGCACTGTCAAGTTCCTGACTGCAATTTCTGTAGTGAAGCACATAGTAACTCCAGAGTGGTTAGAAGAGTGTTTCAAATGCCAGAAGTTTGTTG ATGAGCAGAACTTCGTGCTGAGGGATGCTGAAGCTGAGgtgcttttctgcttcagtttggAGGAGTCCCTGAAGAGAGCACAAGTAGCTCCGCTGTTCAAG ggAAAGTATTTTTACATTACGCCTGGAATTTGTCCCAGTCTTTCTACCATGAAAGCTATTGTGGAATGCGCAGGAGGAAAAGTCTTATCTAAACAACCTTCATTTCGAAAACTCATGGAGCATAAGCAGAATAAA aGTTTGCCAGAGATAATCTTGATTTCCTGTGAAAATGACCTTCACCTGTGTCGAGAATATTTTGCTAGAGGCATAG ATGTCCACAATGCTGAATTTGTCCTGACTGGAGTACTTACTCAAACACTGGATTATGAGTC ATATAAATTTACTTGA